In Paenibacillus protaetiae, the genomic stretch TTACCATACGCCGGCTCAAGGCGCGCGGCCTACCATTGCGAACTATTCTAATCCGGAAACGGATGCGCTGCTGGAACAAGCCGCGGTGGAGAAGGACGATGCCAAACGGGCGGATCTCTATAAGCAAATCCAGCAAAAAATTTCGGCTGATGCGGTCATCATTCCGATCTATGTATTCCCTTATACAGTGGCAGCTGCCAAATCGGTTCAAGGCCTGAAGTTTGATTTGACCGGATACCCTTGGTTTAACGATACATCCATTCAAAAGTAATGCGGAAGGAGGGCTGGCGGCCATGATAAAAGCGATTGCTGTAAAGCTGTTTACCTCGTTGCTTGTTGTTGCAGGCTCCTTGCTTCTTGTATTTACAATCCTGTACTTGCTTCCGGGCGATCCGGTAGATTCCATTCTGGATCCGACGCAAGCGACGCCTGAAATGATTGCCAATTTGCGGGCGCAGCTTGGAACCGATCAGCCCTATTACGTGCAGTTGTTCCATTATTTCGGGCATATGGCGAGAGGCGACTTTGGCGAGTCGCTTCTCACCTCCGAACCGGTATTGCCCAAAATACTCGACAACTTCCCTGCAACGTTGTCGCTGACACTTACCAGTGCGGCAGTATCGGTTGTTGTAGGCGTGCTGCTTGGCGTGCTGTCGGCTATCCATCGCAATAAGCCAATTGATATTATCGCGAGAATCGTCGGTTTGTTTGGCATTTCGATGCCGACTTTCTGGTCAGGCATTCTGCTGCTGCTCGTTTTTTCCATCCATTGGGGCTGGTTTCCTGCAATGGGCTCGGACGGCTGGCGGACGCTCGTGCTGCCTTCCATTACATTGGGCCTTATCGGAGCAGGTTTTATTGTAAGGATGGTTCGCAACAGCATGCTGGAAGTAATTAACGAAAGCTTTATCGTAACGCTGCGCTCCAAAGGATTGACAGAGCGTGCTGTTATGTACCGCCACGCGCTCCGCAACGCTCTGATCCCGGCGGTAACGCTGATGGGAACGCTTGTAGGCGAGATGCTGGCCGGCACTGTCGTCATCGAAACGGTGTTTGCACGGCAGGGCATTGGCCGGATTATATCGGACGCGCTGATGGCGAAAGATTTTCCCGTTGTACAGGGCGTTATCTTCTTTACGGCTATCATCTATGTTGCCGTCAACCTGATCGTTGACTTATCGTATTCCTTTATTGACCCGCGGGTCAGAAGATCGGCCTGATTGAAAGGAGGAGACGCATATGAAGCCTTCAGCTGCCGCAAGCCCTTCTTGGCGCTTTGGTAATAAAGCTGATACGTCTTCCCGCCCGTTAGCGGCGTTGACTGCTTCCCGGCTGTTCGTTTACGGAGCCGGGCTTGTTTTGCTATTTATCGTGTTGTGTGCGATTGTCCCGGGGTGGATTGCCCCATATTCGCCAACGGAGATGAAGACGGATCAAATTTTACAGGGGCCAAGTCTGGCTCATCCGTTTGGCATTGATTACTTTGGCCGGGACGTCTTCAGCCTGGTTGTATACGGCAGCCGTGATTCGTTGTTTATCGGCGTAATGTCGGTACTCGTCGGCGGCATCGTTGGCGGAGCCATCGGCGCAGTATCCGGCTATATCGGCGGCATTATTGACACGGTATTTATGCGGATTATTGACATTTTGATGACGATACCCGGCATATTGCTTGCGCTCGCGATTGCTGCTGCCCTTGGGCCGAGCTTGTTTAATATTGTACTGGCGGTAGCGGTCTCGTCGATTCCTGGTTATGCGAGGGTCATGCGGGGCCAGATGCTCAGCATTAAAAACCGTCCTTATATTACCGCTTCCCGTTCCATTGGCGTATCGCAGTTCGGCATTTTTTGGAAGCATGTGCTGCCTAACTCATTGTCTCCAATGCTCGTTATGGCGACGCTTGGCATCGGAAGCGCGATATTGGCCGGGTCGGGACTAAGTTTTCTGGGCCTTGGCGTGTTGCGGGAAATCCCGGACTGGGGCACGCTGCTCGCACAAGGGAGAAGTTATTTGACGGTAGCCTGGTGGATATGTACCTTTCCCGGGCTGGCAATTACGCTGTTTGTGCTTGCCGTCAATTTGCTGGGCGACAAGCTGAGGGACCATTGGGACCCGAAAAAAAGCCGCATTTAACGAAAGCCGGAACCGGATGTGAACCCGGGGCCGGTCTGCGCGAGCGGACAGATGGGGGGCGGAATGATGAAGCAATTGCTGGAAATTGAGCGCCTTTCGGTGCAATTTCATACTAAAAACGGGCCGCTGCAGGCGCTGCGCGAAGTATCGCTGTCCATCCGGCAAGGAGAAACAGTGTGCCTGGTAGGAGAGTCGGGCAGCGGCAAAACGATAACTTCTAAAGCGGTAATGCGTCTTATTGATTACGAAAATGGGCGCATTACAGACGGCCGCATTGTGCTGGACGGCATTGATATCGGCTCGTTGCCGCAAAAGGAGCTTCGCGCGCTTCGGGGCAAAAAAATGGCGATGGTGTTCCAGGAGCCGATGGCGGCTTTTGATCCGGTTTATACGATTGGCCATCAAATGACGGAAACAATTATGGTGCATGACCGGAAAAACAAGGCGGAAGCGTGGGAGCATTCCGTCCGGCTGCTGGAGAGGGTAGGGATTCCGGAGCCGGAAATTCGCATGAAGCAATATCCCGGCGAGCTTTCCGGGGGCATGCTGCAGCGCGCTATGATCGCTATGGCGTTATGCTGCGGACCGGAACTGCTTATTGCGGATGAACCGACGACGGCGCTGGATGTTACGATTCAGGCGCAAATTTTGCATTTGCTGCAAAGTTTGAAGCAGGAGCTGGGCATGTCGATTTTGCTTATTACGCATGATCTTGGCATCGCCGCTGAAATTGCGGACCGGGTTGTCGTCATGTATGCCGGGAGTGTCGTGGAGCAAGGGGCGACCGGCGAGCTGTTTGAGCAGCCCCGCCACCCTTATACACGCGGCCTTCTTCATTCTGTGGCAACGCTGGATACGCAGCGCGGCTCCAGGCTTCATTCCATCCCCGGCTCCATCCCCAGCTTGTCGGCTTTGCCGGAAGGCTGCTTGTTTCACCCCCGCTGCCCTTATGCGACGGACAAATGCGGTTCGGAAGCGCCGCCTCTTGTTTCAGACAACGGCAGAGAAGCCGCATGCTGGCATTCAAATGAACTGATTGCAAGCGAAGGATGGCAGAGGAAGCCGGAAACGCCGGACAGCCGTAAAGAAGCAGCGCGTGTACATGAACAGCCGCTTGTTCAAGTAAGCGGGCTGGCGGCGCAAGGCAGTACGCCGTATTTGGCGGCTGCTGCAGAGACGGATTACTGGCCGGTATCCGGAGGTGAGCAGGGAGAGGAACAGACGGATACGGAGCTGTTTCATATTAAGGGGCTGCGCAAATATTACCCGATTAAAGGGTCGATTCCCGGCCGGAACAAAGGGCATATTCATGCAGTCGATGATGTCAGTTTTACGATACGCAAAGGTGAAACATTTGGCCTGGTAGGCGAATCCGGGAGCGGCAAATCGACGCTTGGCCGCGTGCTGCTGCAGCTGGAGAAGGCGACCGCAGGCGAAGTGAGATTTCAAGATAAGCCGTTGACGGAGCTTGGCCGCAAAGGTTTGCATGGCATGCGGCGGGATATGCAAATGATATTTCAGGACCCGTACGGTTCCCTGGATCCACGCTGGACGGTTGGAGATATTGTCGGGGAGCCGCTCGCTGTGCACGAGTCCATAAGCAAACGGGAAATAAAGCAGCGTGTCGAACAGCTGTTGCAGGCTGTTGGGCTGGACCCTGCCGTGGCCGCTCGCCATCCGCATGAGTTTTCCGGCGGGCAGCGCCAGCGTATTGGCATTGCTAGGGCAATTGCATTAAATCCAAAGTTTATTTTGGCGGATGAGGCGGTGTCGGCTTTAGATGTGTCGGTCCAAGCTCAAATCGTTAATTTGCTGCAGGATTTGCAGCAGCAGATGGGCTTGACCTACTTGTTTATCGCTCACGGGCTGCAAGTTGTGCGTCATATCTCGGATCGTATTGGCGTTATGTATCTTGGCAAACTGGTTGAAATCGCGCCTAGCGAGGAATTGTTTCTTCACCCGGCTCACCCGTATACCCGGGCGCTTATTGCCTCGATACCGGATCCGGATCCGAAACGCAAACGCCAGCATACAGCGATTCAAGGCGAGATCCCTTCGCCGGCTAACCCGCCATCCGGCTGCAGATTTCATACGCGGTGCCCGTTGGCAACGAACAAGTGCCGGGAGACAGAGCCGCCGCTGGCTGCGGTAGGCGCCGGCCATTTGGCCGCTTGCCATTATCCGATTTAACCGGGTTGTTTCCTTACTTATCCATAAATTCCTTGGATATTGGTTGACATTGACTTGCCCGTGCTCAAAATGATATATTTTTTCGGTATTAGTTTTGAGCGATGAAAGGGTTGTTAATAACAGTGGCAACAAAGGAAGACGCACCGGTAAAATTGATTCCTACGAAAATTTGGAGATGTAAAAACCAAGACTGTAAAGCATGGATTAGAGATGAATTCATTAGCACAGATCCATTGTGCCCGATGTGCAAAGGGCCGATGGGAAGGAGTATGCGGCATTTGCCTGCGGTTCAAAATAAGGTGAAAGCACAGCCCCGCAAGCCTAAATCCGAGTATGAATAAACATGCAAGGAGCTGTTCCTGGTCATAACGAGCCGGGAAGGCTCTTTTTTTTGCAGATTGATTAGGTTTGACATGGGGGCTTGGAGCAAAGACTTAAGGGTATTGCGGGGAGATAAGCTTACGCCTGGATGCCGCTGCGCGGGATTTGTTCCTTTCGCGGATATGGTGGATAGCGAGCCGTATAGCCATCGGACCTGCAATACTGCCGAGGAAAGCGACGGGAAAAGGCAGCAGCGCCTTCCGGATCGCCCAAAAGCAGGCAGAGCCGGCAGCATAATCGATAAGGGTCCCTTCGATCACTCGCGGGAGATGGATGGCGACGAATACCGGCTTTGCGGTCCTTGTTTCTTGTACCATTACGGGCCTCCTTTATTATTGTCCTCTCATACCTATGCGCCGCAAGGCTTGTTCCAAAACCAGTTTCCTTTCTATTCTTTCGTTCAGTTGCAGCGATGCTGCGAATATAATGAAACCAAATATGTCATGCCAGCCGGCATGCGGAAGGGAGCATCTTAAGATGCGTTGTCCTTGGTGTCATGAAGAAGTGGAGCTTCGGAACGACAGGACTTGCCCCGCTTGTAAAAATGACGTACCGGCAAATATGGATTCGGTTCATGCGCACGCTGAAGAGGTCACCCCAGCTGAAAATTTGGAACAGCTTATTGAACAGAAATTCCGCTGCTCCAAATGCAGGGGGCTACTTGTTCGGTTAATGAAGTGGCGATGACAGGCGCCGGCATCAGCAAATGGCTGGATATTCAGCATCGCCATTATTTGTTTGTATCCTGCTTAAGCTGCGGCTATGTAGAAGTGTACAACCCGGATATTCTGGCAGGGGACGGAAGAGGAAGGGCCAGCACGATACTCGATATTTTGTTTGGCGGCTAACACAACGCATACAGGATGGCAAAACGAAAAAACAAGGCGTTCCGCTGAGCGAGGGACGCCTTGTTTTCTTTGCTTATCCGGAAACCGACGCGGAAGATGAACGCGTTCTGACACCTGGCATTTTGCTGTATAACGTTACTTTATTTTTGCCGGTTGTTTTCGAATGATACATCGCCTGATCGGCGAGCTTGACCATCTCCTGCACGGTTTTTGCATCCTTCGACGTACCGACGCCCACGCTTACTGTAACGATGGTTTCCATCTCGACCCGCTTGCGGATCGCTTCCGCTACTGCCTCCGGCTTCACACGATCATGTGTAATGCAGGCAAGCAGCTCTTCGCCGCCGTACCGGCCGGCTGTGCCGATTCCGCTTGATTCTTCTTTAATAATTTCCGATACCTGCTTCAGTACACCATCCGCTTTATGGTGGCCTTGTGTGTCGTTTAATTTTTTGAAATTGTCAATATCGCAAAAAATAACGGCAACGCCCTTGGATCGCTTCAGCAGTTGATCTGCTTTGGACTGAAAATGCCTGCGGTTGTACAAGCCGGTTAACCCGTCCGTGATCGACGACTGATACGTCGTGCGCAGCCGCTCGATCACCCATTCGAATAGAAGCAGGAACAGCAGCGAGAAATAAACGACAGGCAGCACGCCGTCCAGTATGATCAAGCCGTCCGCTTCGCCGTGAAATACATAATCGTTTGCAAGCTTCGCAAGCTCATAAATGAAATACACAATTAAAGAAGCCGAAAATTTAAGGTTTAGCTCTACGCCTCTAGTATCCAGCAAGATCATAAACGTTACGATCAGCCCATAGAAATTAAGCGCCAAAAAATGAAGATCGCTTGCTTCGCTTAACGGGCGGCCGCCCGGAGGGCGAAAAACAGCTGTGCGGCTGCAATCAGGAACGCAGCGGCGGTCATCACAATAAAAGGCGTTGCCTTCAAGCGGGCGGACCGCTGGGCGTAAAGCCTCAACAATACATAGTTGATATTGATGAAAGCGGCGGTCTGCAGCAGCGAAGCCGACAGCTGCAGCCATGGATGCGCATCATGGCCGCTGTAAGGAGCAGCCGTAACCAGAATGCGCTGGATCATGAATACCGGTATGGATAAAATAAGCAGCCTGTAATTTTTTTTGTTGCGATAGCTGGCGTAAAGCCGGATGGACATAAAAAGCATAAGCACTAAAATCGTGATAGCAGAAGCGGAGCAAAAAATTTGCCCATTTGGACCTGCCAGCCATGTTATAATTGTCATGAGCAACCACCATTACTTCATTTGATAATGTTGCAATAATAGAAACATATGTTCTACTATATCATAGTTATATTTGAACAGCCACTATAGGCTGCGATTATTCGCCTGATCAAGGAGGTAGGAACGTTGAATATTTTACAAGCTTTGTTTTTTCCCCCGGAGCAGCCGGGCGGCGTGTCCTCCATGGTCCCTTACATTCAAGAACGCTTTAACAAGCTGGGCTGGGAGATGGAACTGTTCTCCTTGCCGAAACGAGTGCGCGGCAAAGGACAAGAAGAAGTCAAATTTGAAACGTTCGACCATACTCCCTTTATCGGCAGCAGTCCGATAATTGATAAGTATTTGCAGACGTATCGGGATTACGTATGGTGGACCAAGCTGCGCCTCAAAAAATCGTACGATATCATTCATGCCCATCATCCGATCGCGGCGCTCGTTATGAAGCAGCTTTATCCGGATACGCCGGTGATGATGACCATCCATTCCAGCTTTGAAAGAGAGCTGATTC encodes the following:
- a CDS encoding ABC transporter permease, with amino-acid sequence MIKAIAVKLFTSLLVVAGSLLLVFTILYLLPGDPVDSILDPTQATPEMIANLRAQLGTDQPYYVQLFHYFGHMARGDFGESLLTSEPVLPKILDNFPATLSLTLTSAAVSVVVGVLLGVLSAIHRNKPIDIIARIVGLFGISMPTFWSGILLLLVFSIHWGWFPAMGSDGWRTLVLPSITLGLIGAGFIVRMVRNSMLEVINESFIVTLRSKGLTERAVMYRHALRNALIPAVTLMGTLVGEMLAGTVVIETVFARQGIGRIISDALMAKDFPVVQGVIFFTAIIYVAVNLIVDLSYSFIDPRVRRSA
- a CDS encoding ABC transporter permease, encoding MKPSAAASPSWRFGNKADTSSRPLAALTASRLFVYGAGLVLLFIVLCAIVPGWIAPYSPTEMKTDQILQGPSLAHPFGIDYFGRDVFSLVVYGSRDSLFIGVMSVLVGGIVGGAIGAVSGYIGGIIDTVFMRIIDILMTIPGILLALAIAAALGPSLFNIVLAVAVSSIPGYARVMRGQMLSIKNRPYITASRSIGVSQFGIFWKHVLPNSLSPMLVMATLGIGSAILAGSGLSFLGLGVLREIPDWGTLLAQGRSYLTVAWWICTFPGLAITLFVLAVNLLGDKLRDHWDPKKSRI
- a CDS encoding ABC transporter ATP-binding protein is translated as MMKQLLEIERLSVQFHTKNGPLQALREVSLSIRQGETVCLVGESGSGKTITSKAVMRLIDYENGRITDGRIVLDGIDIGSLPQKELRALRGKKMAMVFQEPMAAFDPVYTIGHQMTETIMVHDRKNKAEAWEHSVRLLERVGIPEPEIRMKQYPGELSGGMLQRAMIAMALCCGPELLIADEPTTALDVTIQAQILHLLQSLKQELGMSILLITHDLGIAAEIADRVVVMYAGSVVEQGATGELFEQPRHPYTRGLLHSVATLDTQRGSRLHSIPGSIPSLSALPEGCLFHPRCPYATDKCGSEAPPLVSDNGREAACWHSNELIASEGWQRKPETPDSRKEAARVHEQPLVQVSGLAAQGSTPYLAAAAETDYWPVSGGEQGEEQTDTELFHIKGLRKYYPIKGSIPGRNKGHIHAVDDVSFTIRKGETFGLVGESGSGKSTLGRVLLQLEKATAGEVRFQDKPLTELGRKGLHGMRRDMQMIFQDPYGSLDPRWTVGDIVGEPLAVHESISKREIKQRVEQLLQAVGLDPAVAARHPHEFSGGQRQRIGIARAIALNPKFILADEAVSALDVSVQAQIVNLLQDLQQQMGLTYLFIAHGLQVVRHISDRIGVMYLGKLVEIAPSEELFLHPAHPYTRALIASIPDPDPKRKRQHTAIQGEIPSPANPPSGCRFHTRCPLATNKCRETEPPLAAVGAGHLAACHYPI
- a CDS encoding cold-inducible protein YdjO-related protein, translating into MKGLLITVATKEDAPVKLIPTKIWRCKNQDCKAWIRDEFISTDPLCPMCKGPMGRSMRHLPAVQNKVKAQPRKPKSEYE
- a CDS encoding zinc ribbon domain-containing protein, whose protein sequence is MQGATCSVNEVAMTGAGISKWLDIQHRHYLFVSCLSCGYVEVYNPDILAGDGRGRASTILDILFGG
- a CDS encoding GGDEF domain-containing protein, translating into MALNFYGLIVTFMILLDTRGVELNLKFSASLIVYFIYELAKLANDYVFHGEADGLIILDGVLPVVYFSLLFLLLFEWVIERLRTTYQSSITDGLTGLYNRRHFQSKADQLLKRSKGVAVIFCDIDNFKKLNDTQGHHKADGVLKQVSEIIKEESSGIGTAGRYGGEELLACITHDRVKPEAVAEAIRKRVEMETIVTVSVGVGTSKDAKTVQEMVKLADQAMYHSKTTGKNKVTLYSKMPGVRTRSSSASVSG